A section of the Saccharomyces paradoxus strain CBS432 chromosome XII sequence genome encodes:
- the ENT4 gene encoding Ent4p (similar to YLL038C), producing the protein MPLLDTFKSFIQSPTESKVKQATNEDETSGATGTLMNEISILTYSPKTVREIIQVIRKRLLLGQNRRNSHRNCIQVMKTLTLVSYLMNNGSNEFIKWLKSNMILIEILEDFQVQDPRDERKAEDIQKLSRNVLGLLQDDGLLEKQRKDVIQFRSSISTPGRKSTDNSHLKLEEMRNELTRQSLEKKARSPTTSTSLDFQRQRTRNTHEYARFSLDPLAEEDSEDNPCTSGGISKLSFRPKSSNNPFR; encoded by the coding sequence ATGCCTTTGTTAGATACCTTCAAGAGTTTTATTCAATCACCTACAGAATCAAAGGTGAAACAGGCCACCAACGAGGACGAGACAAGTGGAGCCACGGGGACGCTTATGAACGAGATATCAATCCTGACCTACAGTCCCAAGACAGTACGAGAAATCATTCAGGTAATCCGGAAGCGATTGCTACTTGGGCAGAACAGAAGAAATTCTCATCGAAATTGCATCCAGGTAATGAAGACGCTGACTTTGGTCTCCTATCTGATGAACAACGGGTCCAATGAATTCATCAAGTGGCTAAAAAGCAACATGATACTAATTGAAATCCTAGAGGATTTCCAGGTCCAGGATCCTCGGGATGAACGTAAGGCGGAAGATATTCAAAAGCTAAGCAGGAACGTTTTGGGGCTGCTGCAAGACGACGGGTTACTAGAAAAACAGCGCAAGGACGTAATCCAATTCCGGTCAAGCATATCAACTCCGGGCAGGAAGTCCACAGACAATAGCCATTTGAAGCTGGAAGAAATGAGAAACGAGCTCACGCGACAAAGcttagaaaagaaagcaagGTCTCCAACCACTAGCACTAGTCTAGATTTCCAGAGACAACGGACAAGGAATACGCACGAATACGCCCGATTCTCTTTGGATCCTCTGGCGGAAGAAGACAGCGAGGATAATCCCTGCACATCAGGCGGAATAAGTAAGCTCTCCTTCAGGCCTAAATCCTCAAATAATCCATTCAgatga
- the PRP19 gene encoding E3 ubiquitin-protein ligase PRP19 (Splicing factor associated with the spliceosome~similar to YLL036C), which yields MFCAISGKVPRKPVLSPRSRCIFEKSLLEQYVKDTGNDPITNQPLSIEEIVEIVPSAQQASLTESTNSATLKANYSIPNLLTSLQNEWDAIMLENFKLRSTLDSLTKKLSTVMYERDAAKLVAAQLLMEKNENSRNLPKSPQQTVVITIDDFLQGLLQSSRDFVARGKPKPFKWPILKNLELSPAQNYSCTVKTFPYKELNNSMYYDKWLSTCLCDGDTLHFTQLKDSRSITTVTTPNPHTGGEHPVIVSRGPCNRLLLLYPGNQIIILDSKTNTVLREVEVNSANKIVYMYGHNEVNTEYFIWADNKGTIGFQSYTDDSQYIVHSAKLNVEYSSGALHKDSLLLALYSSDGILDVYNLSSPDQAGSRFPVEKNAKIKKVEFADNGYWMVVKCDQAVACFDLRKDVGTLAYPTYTIPDFETSTVAYDIDDSGKYMLAYSSKSHSLTVYKFDKKTKSWIRDEADSLDLPSETANFTDIEVTCGDGGVAAILKTNDGFNIVALTP from the coding sequence ATGTTTTGTGCCATTAGCGGGAAAGTGCCTAGAAAGCCAGTGCTGTCACCTAGATCCAGAtgcatttttgaaaagtcGCTTCTTGAGCAGTATGTTAAGGATACGGGGAATGATCCGATAACGAATCAGCCCTTGAGCATCGAAGAAATAGTGGAAATCGTACCTAGTGCGCAACAAGCATCGTTAACAGAGTCTACAAACTCTGCTACATTAAAAGCCAATTACTCGATTCCGAATCTCTTAACGAGTTTGCAGAACGAATGGGACGCCATAATGctggaaaatttcaaattacGATCAACTTTAGATAGTTTAACGAAAAAACTATCGACTGTAATGTACGAAAGAGATGCTGCAAAGTTGGTGGCTGCGCAACTATTGatggaaaagaatgaaaattcGAGAAACTTACCAAAATCTCCACAGCAAACGGTAGTTATTACAATAGATGATTTTTTACAAGGGCTGCTACAATCTTCTAGAGACTTCGTAGCGAGAGGCAAGCCCAAACCATTCAAATGGCCGATtctaaaaaatttagaGCTGTCACCGGCACAAAATTACTCCTGTACCGTTAAAACATTCCCATACAAAGAGCTTAACAATTCCATGTACTATGATAAATGGCTTTCCACATGTCTCTGCGACGGTGATACTTTACATTTCACCCAATTAAAGGATTCGAGGTCAATTACCACCGTAACTACACCAAACCCTCATACCGGAGGAGAGCATCCTGTTATTGTTTCTAGAGGGCCTTGTAATCGGTTGCTATTGTTATACCCAGGTAATCAGATAATCATACTCGActcaaaaacaaatacagTTTTGAGAGAAGTAGAGGTAAATTCCGCCAACAAGattgtatatatgtatggTCACAACGAGGTCAATACGGAATACTTCATCTGGGCGGATAATAAAGGAACGATAGGATTTCAGTCCTACACGGATGACTCCCAGTATATTGTTCATTCCGCCAAGTTGAATGTTGAGTACAGCAGTGGTGCCCTACATAAGgattcattattattagcTCTCTACTCTTCGGACGGTATATTAGACGTTTACAATTTATCGTCACCTGACCAAGCAGGCTCAAGATTTCCCGTGGAGAAAAATGCAAAGATAAAAAAGGTGGAATTTGCAGATAATGGGTACTGGATGGTGGTAAAGTGTGACCAAGCTGTGGCTTGCTTCGATCTAAGAAAGGATGTCGGGACTCTAGCGTACCCAACTTACACTATCCCAGATTTCGAGACGAGCACCGTTGCCTATGACATCGACGACTCTGGTAAGTATATGCTTGCGTACTCAAGCAAGAGCCATTCGTTGACCGTATACAAATTTgacaagaaaacaaaaagttgGATTAGAGACGAGGCGGACAGCCTTGATTTGCCAAGTGAAACTGCCAATTTCACCGATATAGAGGTCACATGCGGAGATGGCGGCGTTGCTGCTATTTTGAAGACAAATGATGGCTTCAATATTGTTGCATTGACGCCTTGA
- the GRC3 gene encoding polynucleotide 5'-hydroxyl-kinase (Polynucleotide kinase present on rDNA~similar to YLL035W), translated as MVTDSKQDLPQYTKDSDSDSDSSSTFNVGSPSIPSSKSATVVLNSEEYEDDEVDDLNGLDAELINNILYTGDEDETMFVRLKEKQKLHLSGVFRLQVVKGGIIYNNVHYNASREILTFWHPLSQSIPTIDFSHFAGWQDTIFMPRNNRFKIGDDELKSFPCVLRVFNSNHTGLLEAGHLYRDVNYLWKPKEPYFPLNAGATYHLLHESDRIQSLSVPGYWSTPLEKLYLSHKNAAYDTRVMVIGGKNSGKSTFLRLLLEKFTQDIRDSTTSQEELVYLDLDPGQPEYSLPDSVSLNKILSSPITLGQHLCQGSNFQTLLQFYTGSSSPQDEPTSYLNCADKLIDYLEEQAFFGTSLLNLPGWIKGFGMQILNHIIRKYKPTHMLFLETANSKRHLDELTIPQSFSTSLRDTYVPEVVRVPAHSLNHALSTRFHASQLRTFKILALFHKMTQFDYDFSPLLKSAPLQISYGEGKDGIQGIQFPMEFQNLNPQDIRSALEGTVIAIHTYSGERLLEVKNMNTFPILQSFTPSPKNFITLGLIHSIDTSKQIMNIYVPPCHTQLLDKQPDDVQWIIVRNKTETPFCDLLPSPRTITWDASIQIPFATFERRKKLEHVWKVRKNVLRRGQFMKR; from the coding sequence ATGGTGACAGATTCCAAACAAGATCTACCTCAATATACCAAGGATTCAGACTCAGACTCAGACTCTAGCAGTACTTTTAACGTGGGATCTCCGTCAATTCCGTCTTCAAAAAGTGCAACCGTGGTTCTCAATAGTGAAGAATATGAGGACGACGAGGTCGATGACTTGAACGGGCTGGATGCTGAATTGATCAATAATATATTGTATACAggagatgaagatgaaactATGTTTGTGAGactgaaagaaaaacagaaGTTACATTTGTCTGGTGTTTTTCGTTTACAAGTAGTAAAAGGAGGTATTATCTACAACAATGTACACTATAATGCTTCGAGAGAAATTTTAACCTTCTGGCACCCATTATCTCAGTCCATACCTACCATAGATTTTTCGCACTTTGCAGGTTGGCAAGACACTATTTTTATGCCGAGAAACAATAGGTTTAAAATTGGAGATGACGAACTCAAATCATTCCCATGTGTTCTTCGCGTTTTCAATTCTAATCATACGGGCCTGTTAGAAGCAGGCCATTTATATCGCGATGTTAATTACCTATGGAAGCCTAAAGAACCTTATTTTCCATTAAACGCAGGTGCAACGTATCATTTGTTACATGAGTCAGATCGAATTCAATCTTTATCGGTGCCAGGATATTGGTCAACTCCTCTAGAAAAGTTATATTTGAGTCATAAGAATGCTGCGTATGATACAAGAGTCATGGTGATTGGTGGTAAAAACTCTGGTAAGTCTACGTTCTTGAGACTtttattagaaaaatttaCGCAAGATATACGAGATTCTACTACGAGCCAGGAAGAATTAGTATATCTGGATTTAGATCCTGGTCAGCCTGAATACTCATTGCCTGATTCAGTATCTCTGAATAAGATCCTTTCTAGCCCTATTACCCTGGGACAACACCTTTGCCAAGGTTCGAATTTTCAAACCTTATTACAGTTCTACACTGGCTCCTCTTCTCCGCAAGACGAACCTACGTCATACCTAAATTGTGCCGATAAACTTATAGACTATTTGGAAGAACAGGCTTTCTTCGGGACGTCATTACTTAATTTACCTGGGTGGATAAAGGGATTCGGGATgcaaattttgaatcatATTATAAGAAAATACAAGCCCACTCACATGTTGTTCCTGGAAACAGCAAACTCAAAAAGACACTTGGATGAACTAACTATTCCGCAGAGTTTCTCCACATCACTACGAGACACATATGTACCTGAAGTTGTCCGTGTTCCGGCCCATAGTCTGAACCACGCCTTATCTACTAGGTTCCATGCATCACAACTTAGAACGTTCAAAATATTGGCATTGTTCCATAAAATGACTCAATTTGATTATGATTTTTCCCCTCTTTTAAAATCTGCACCTTTGCAAATTTCATATGGTGAAGGTAAAGACGGTATTCAAGGCATTCAATTCCCTAtggaatttcaaaatctgaATCCTCAAGATATTAGGTCTGCATTGGAAGGTACTGTAATTGCGATACATACATATTCTGGAGAACGCTTACTGGAggtaaaaaatatgaatacCTTTCCCATCTTACAATCGTTCACTCCTTCTCCTAAGAATTTCATAACGCTGGGACTAATACACTCGATTGACACGTCCAAGCAAATAATGAACATTTATGTACCTCCTTGTCATACTCAACTTTTAGATAAACAGCCCGATGATGTTCAGTGGATAATAGTAAGAAATAAGACAGAAACACCTTTTTGTGATTTGCTTCCATCCCCCCGCACAATAACATGGGATGCTAGTATACAAATACCGTTTGcaacttttgaaagaaggaaaaaattggagCATGTGTGGAAAGTCCGTAAGAATGTTTTGAGACGTGGGCAGTTCATGAAGAgatag
- the RIX7 gene encoding putative AAA family ATPase RIX7 (ATPase of the AAA family~similar to YLL034C) — protein MVKVKSKKNSLTSSLDNKIVDLIYRLLEEKTLDRKRSLRQEPQGEDSESNEGKEDEDVFESMFFAKDLTAGEIFTFCLTKDLSLQRVKKVVLQKTIERMLKDVIESELEEFGSYPGYNKEEEDKASLEEEIAKKNMMIDQDTNEMNKRITSMWSKSGSASEPIVDTDDPKTEEVKKSKKRSKEGTCKVKRQKVKEDRSPPNSSLKSLGGMDDVVAQLMELIGLPILHPEIFLSTGVEPPRGVLLHGPPGCGKTSIANALAGELQVPFISISAPSVVSGMSGESEKKIRDLFDEAKSLAPCLVFFDEIDAITPKRDGGAQREMERRIVAQLLTSMDELTMEKTNGKPVIIIGATNRPDSLDAALRRAGRFDREICLNVPNEVSRLHILKKMSDNLKIDGTIDFAKLAKLTPGFVGADLKALVTAAGTCAIKRIFQTYADIRSTPSATAYASEDKMEIDEAANGDESSLKNTANMIDPLPLSVVQQFIRNYPEPLSGEQLSLLSIKYEDFLKALPTIQPTAKREGFATVPDVTWANVGALQRVRLELNMAIVQPIKRPELYEKVGISAPGGVLLWGPPGCGKTLLAKAVANESRANFISIKGPELLNKYVGESERSIRQVFTRARASVPCVIFFDELDALVPRRDTSLSESSSRVVNTLLTELDGLNDRRGIFVIGATNRPDMIDPAMLRPGRLDKTLFIELPNTEEKLDIIKTLTKSHGTPLGSDVDFEEIIRNEKCNNFSGADLAALVRESSVLALKRKFFQSEEIQSVLDNDLDKEFEDLSVGVSGEEIIVSMSDFRNALRKIKPSVSDKDRLKYDRLNKKMGLTEEMKDAEEIKQ, from the coding sequence ATGGTTAAAGTAAAGTCTAAAAAGAACTCATTAACGAGTTCACTAGATAACAAGATCGTTGATCTAATCTATCGTCTCCTGGAGGAAAAAACTTTGGACAGAAAAAGATCCCTGAGACAGGAACCTCAAGGAGAAGATAGCGAAAGCAACGAGGGcaaagaagatgaggatgTATTTGAATCGATGTTTTTCGCTAAAGATTTAACAGCAGGCgaaatttttactttttgtTTAACTAAAGATTTATCGCTCCAAAGAGTTAAGAAAGTTGTCTTACAAAAGACAATTGAACGTATGCTGAAAGACGTTATTGAATCAGAGTTGGAAGAATTTGGGTCTTACCCAGGATACAAcaaggaagaggaagataAAGCAAgtttagaagaagaaatagcTAAGAAAAACATGATGATTGACCAAGACACAAATGAGATGAATAAACGCATAACTAGCATGTGGTCCAAATCAGGATCTGCTTCGGAGCCTATAGTAGATACTGATGACCCTAAGACGgaagaagtaaaaaaatctaaaaaaagatccAAAGAAGGTACATGTAAGGTAAAACGTCAAAAAGTCAAGGAAGATAGATCTCCACCCAATTCGTCTTTGAAATCCCTAGGTGGTATGGATGATGTCGTTGCGCAACTTATGGAGCTTATAGGTCTACCCATTCTTCATCCGGAGATATTTTTATCCACAGGTGTCGAACCGCCTAGAGGTGTTTTGCTCCACGGTCCACCTGGTTGCGGTAAGACATCGATTGCTAATGCATTGGCTGGAGAATTACAAGTACCGTTCATATCTATTTCTGCACCTTCGGTTGTCAGTGGTATGTCTGGGGAAAgcgaaaaaaagattagGGATTTGTTTGATGAAGCGAAAAGCTTGGCACCATgtcttgttttctttgatgaaatAGATGCCATTACACCAAAACGTGATGGTGGCGCTCAAAGAGAAATGGAGAGAAGAATAGTTGCTCAATTATTGACCTCAATGGATGAACTAACGATGGAAAAGACAAATGGAAAAcctgttattattataggTGCCACAAATAGACCCGACTCTTTGGACGCAGCGTTAAGAAGAGCAGGTAGATTTGATAGAGAAATATGCCTAAATGTTCCTAACGAAGTATCAAGGTTACatattttaaagaagatgtCTGATAACCTAAAAATTGATGGTACCATTGATTTTGCCAAGTTGGCAAAATTGACCCCTGGGTTCGTCGGCGCTGATTTAAAGGCCTTAGTTACTGCTGCCGGTACATGTGCcattaaaagaatttttcaaacctATGCTGACATACGATCCACACCAAGTGCAACAGCGTACGCTTCAGAAGATAAGATGGAAATTGATGAAGCCGCTAACGGAGATGAATCTAGCCTGAAGAACACTGCAAACATGATCGACCCGTTACCTCTATCCGTAGTCCAACAGTTTATCCGTAACTATCCCGAACCTTTATCAGGAGAGCAgctatcattattatccaTTAAGTATGAAGACTTTTTGAAAGCTTTACCAACAATTCAACCAACAGCAAAGAGAGAAGGGTTTGCTACAGTTCCAGATGTTACTTGGGCAAATGTGGGTGCATTGCAAAGAGTCAGGCTTGAACTAAATATGGCTATTGTTCAACCTATCAAGAGACCAGAGCTTTATGAAAAAGTGGGGATTAGCGCCCCTGGTGGTGTTTTGTTGTGGGGGCCACCAGGTTGTGGTAAAACTTTACTAGCTAAAGCCGTTGCCAATGAATCTCGTGCAAATTTCATATCAATCAAAGGTCCCGAATTGTTAAACAAATACGTTGGTGAATCAGAAAGATCCATCAGGCAAGTTTTTACTAGAGCAAGGGCGTCTGTACCGTGTGTTatcttttttgatgaacTGGACGCTCTGGTGCCAAGAAGAGACACTTCATTATCCgaatcttcttcaagaGTTGTCAACACTTTGTTAACTGAATTAGATGGGTTGAATGATAGGAGGGGTATTTTTGTGATTGGCGCCACTAATAGGCCTGATATGATAGATCCTGCTATGCTAAGACCCGGAAGGTTGGATAAAACTTTATTTATTGAGTTGCCTAATACGGAAGAGAAACTAGATATTATCAAGACTTTGACCAAATCGCACGGGACACCACTGGGTAGTGAcgttgattttgaagaaattattagaaATGAAAAGTGTAACAACTTTTCAGGCGCTGACTTGGCCGCTTTGGTTAGGGAGAGTTCAGTCTTAGctctaaaaagaaaattttttcagagCGAAGAAATACAATCCGTCCTTGATAATGATTTAGACAAGGAATTTGAAGACTTATCGGTAGGCGTATctggtgaagaaattatCGTGTCCATGTCTGACTTCCGAAATGCATTAAGGAAGATTAAACCCTCTGTGAGCGATAAAGATAGACTGAAGTACGATAGAttaaataagaaaatgGGTTTAACGGAGGAGATGAAGGATGCGgaagaaataaaacaataa
- the IRC19 gene encoding Irc19p (similar to YLL033W), whose product MGKPSVTITTAKAIITSEYTLIKSHSKYKLPATFEKLDADLPERRSTVVKLFYRRFMRLKPFVSNVKMVKETYGDYLRYKFIKENYELKRYLVFNPDALRSKTKLELLSNTKCSDKVLPVTEMQRTLEFVLKGCSYLPETKVQKWDIARDNTYCRQILKNLLTTQYEKYRSILQRGIGHDELDVKFSHLKTTSSPLTKLNKSDKKKIPLFKVFSDFDTTLIYLNETLGTRL is encoded by the coding sequence ATGGGTAAGCCATCTGTTACAATAACGACAGCAAAAGCAATTATAACGTCAGAATATACTCTTATTAAATCGCATTCTAAATACAAACTTCCTgcaacttttgaaaagctcGATGCAGACTTACCTGAGAGAAGGAGCACAGTCGTTAAGCTATTTTACCGCCGATTTATGAGACTGAAGCCTTTCGTATCGAATGTAAAAATGGTTAAAGAGACTTATGGGGATTATCTTCGATATAAgtttattaaagaaaactacGAACTTAAACGGTACCTGGTATTCAATCCTGATGCCTTGAGGTCAAAAACCAAGCTTGAGCTTCTGAGCAACACAAAATGTAGTGACAAGGTGCTTCCCGTGACTGAGATGCAAAGAACCTTGGAATTTGTTCTGAAAGGCTGTTCATACTTGCCCGAGACAAAAGTACAAAAGTGGGACATTGCAAGAGACAACACATATTGCAGgcaaattttaaagaatcTCCTAACTACGCAATATGAAAAGTATAGATCAATTTTGCAGAGAGGAATAGGCCATGATGAGCTTGATGTCAAATTCTCTCATTTGAAAACCACCTCTAGTCCGCTAACTAAACTAAATAAAAGcgacaagaaaaagattcCGCTTTTCAAAGTATTTAGTGACTTCGATACAACATTGATATATCTCAACGAGACATTGGGTACAAGGTTATAA
- a CDS encoding uncharacterized protein (similar to YLL032C) — protein MDNLRIYSTVITTAFLQVPHLYTTNRLWKPIEAPFLIQFLQKRGSSEEIINTKVICRMDPSWVNLNASFIRDDMISIKATANDMELDTIWGISLPLPMHANDITVELERMKRILLDLSEKFDLELTITKEPAYFTAEPTSEDNELCIYLHALGFRSNLMECEPQLLAFVDLIKKNGMTLPPQHYIVEPMELNSYSVLPLYMGVDMENFKNISRAFKTNIYAPSLLTLSRNFKANPQIFFSSAVHSLSLLAKKTLYESIDLDSKSFFYRRLTNITPGKLLFIQKYYQQKVNQLILKYQSLIRVTDEYIEFQSISTNLLEMVIKNFTIQVLHEIVEVQISLNENCEMSPELIIESLFGDTENQIVLITPKKDSFSQLIVVGNQFSTDEASDTSILHYLSDFITGSNQVINPNLRQIKAIFEIHPDFEDFISGKKNGKLTRIMELSPCLIQLEMEEEDDNLYLNLVSDSFSDFKESFKNVINEFPAEESFFIPEVCHRPIIGTGGSLIQATMRKHNVFIQFSNSFNLPQNKISMIRYDNVIIRCPRKNKANICLAKKDLKQIVQEYDNLQSKTLIKFSNGQYRHILHVNGQKNIIGQIEKNENVYIMIPLKEPLGGMSQLSIQGNDENTPRAASELVNGAFGYEYEFKIDQEIDPHKEYEFYNLIVVPFLQILNIVVTFEKDLITFTFEKDTNENTLSKAIELLSDYLGTQKTKIIFKKLIKKFVLGSATNKANTNNNNANGRFKSIYNTKSRTTIDNNNSSGVSSQRHKMPVGTVGGAQAIKGYVPNTYYNGYGYGYGYGYEYDYNYANSNQIQTNHRHKYQNGRK, from the coding sequence ATGGATAACTTAAGAATTTACAGTACAGTGATCACAACTGCTTTTTTACAAGTTCCACATTTGTATACGACAAACAGATTATGGAAGCCCATAGAAGCACCATTTTTgattcaatttcttcaaaaaaggGGAAGCTCCGAAGAAATTATAAACACAAAAGTAATCTGCCGCATGGATCCATCATGGGTCAATCTAAATGCTTCATTCATTAGAGATGACATGATCTCGATAAAAGCTACCGCGAATGATATGGAACTCGATACCATCTGGGGAATTTCTCTGCCCTTACCTATGCACGCAAATGATATAACGGTTGAATTGGAAAGGATGAAACGTATACTATTAGACTtaagtgaaaaattcgaTTTGGAACTAACCATTACCAAAGAACCAGCTTACTTCACAGCAGAGCCAACTAGCGAGGACAATGAACTATGTATTTACTTGCATGCACTAGGATTTCGGTCTAATTTAATGGAATGCGAACCCCAGTTATTGGCATTTGTAGAtttaataaagaagaacGGTATGACTTTACCTCCACAACACTACATTGTCGAACCTATGGAATTGAATTCATACTCTGTGCTCCCCTTATATATGGGTGTAGATAtggaaaacttcaaaaatatatcCAGAGCTTTCAAAACCAACATTTACGCACCTTCCCTTTTAACGCTGTCTAGGAACTTCAAGGCAAATccacaaatttttttctcaagtGCTGTCCATTCATTAAGTTTACTAGCTAAGAAAACACTATATGAGTCCATAGACCTAGATTCAAagagttttttttatcgTCGATTGACCAATATCACCCCAGGAAAACTACTGTTCATACAAAAATACTATCAACAAAAGGTAAACCAattaattttgaaataccAATCGCTCATTAGGGTTACCGATGAATACATTGAATTTCAATCGATTTCGACGAATCTATTGGAAATGGTCattaaaaatttcactATTCAAGTGTTACATGAGATTGTAGAAGTGCAAATTTCACTTAATGAAAACTGCGAAATGTCTCCGGAGTTAATAATCGAGAGCCTTTTCGGGGACACTGAAAACCAAATTGTATTAATCACTCCCAAAAAAGATTCATTTAGCCAATTAATTGTAGTCGGTAACCAATTCTCTACGGATGAGGCTTCTGATACGTCCATATTGCACTACCTATCTGATTTTATTACGGGCTCAAACCAAGTAATTAATCCAAACTTAAGACAGATAAAAGCCATTTTTGAGATACATCCAGACTTTGAAGACTTTATATCAGGCAAAAAAAACGGTAAATTAACACGTATAATGGAACTATCTCCTTGTTTGATTCAGTtggaaatggaagaagaggatgatAATCTTTATCTGAATTTGGTTAGTGATTCTTTCTCTGATTTCAAAGAATCGTTTAAAAATGTAATAAATGAATTTCCTGCCGAAGAATCATTCTTCATTCCAGAAGTTTGCCACAGACCAATTATAGGTACTGGTGGTTCCTTAATTCAAGCCACAATGAGAAAGCACAACGTCTTTATTCAGTTTTCCAATAGTTTCAATCTTCCACAAAATAAGATTTCTATGATCAGGTATGACAATGTAATAATCAGGTGTCCCAGGAAAAACAAAGCTAATATATGTCTAGCGAAGAAGgatttgaaacaaattgTTCAAGAATATGATAATTTACAATCGAAGACGCTCATTAAATTTTCTAATGGACAATATAGACATATCTTGCATGTCAATGGCCAAAAGAATATCATAGgacaaattgaaaagaatgaGAATGTTTACATAATGATACCGTTAAAAGAGCCCTTGGGAGGAATGTCGCAATTGAGTATACAAGGTAATGACGAGAATACGCCAAGAGCCGCTAGTGAATTGGTTAATGGTGCCTTCGGTTATGAATATGAGTTCAAGATAGATCAAGAGATAGATCCTCATAAGGAATACGAATTTTATAATTTAATTGTTGTTCCatttttgcaaattttgaatataGTTGTAACCTTCGAGAAAGACCTTATTACCtttacttttgaaaaggataCCAATGAGAACACTCTATCAAAAGCAATTGAATTGTTGTCTGATTATTTGGGAACACAAAAgacgaaaataatattcaaaaagctgattaaaaaatttgttctaGGATCTGCTACCAATAAGGCTAACaccaacaataacaatgcTAATGGCCGTTTTAAATCAATATATAATACCAAAAGTCGTACAACCATCGATAACAATAACTCATCAGGAGTTTCATCGCAACGCCACAAAATGCCTGTTGGGACGGTAGGAGGAGCTCAAGCCATTAAAGGATACGTTCCAAACACTTACTACAACGGATATGGATATGGATACGGATATGGATATGAGTACGATTATAATTATGCCAACTCTAACCAAATCCAAACCAACCATAGGCATAAATACCAAAATGGCAGAaaatga